The Procambarus clarkii isolate CNS0578487 chromosome 68, FALCON_Pclarkii_2.0, whole genome shotgun sequence genomic interval ataagttttacgaaacgcgctcaagtgtcgcgttagactagaaataaaaatgaattttggagaattgatttttgaattaccaccaacagtgaaaagaaacgtacgaaagatcgagaaaattcgtgttagaattattaatcttactttttcggtcatatttaataatatatgtctacaggaaagactgctaccaaaatatactaatatatatatatatatatatatatatatatatatatatatatatatatatatatatatatatatatatatatatatatatatatatatatatatatatgtcgtacttagtagccagaacgcacttctcagcctactatgcaaggcccgatttgcctaataagccaagttttcatgaattaatgttttttcgacaacctaacctacctaacctaacctaacctaactttttcggctacctaaactaacctatcctataaagataggttaggttaggttaggtagggttggttaggttcggtcgtatatctacgttaattttaactccaaaaaaaataaattgacctcatacataatgaaatgcgtaggtttatcatttcataagaaaaaaaattgagaaaatatattaattcatgaaaacttggcttattaggcaaatcgggccttgcatagtaggatgataagtgcgttctggctactaggtacgacatatatatatatatatatatatatatatatatatatatatatatatatatatatatatatatatatatatatatatatatatatatatatatatatggggatgACCTTCGACAAGCAGCTCGCTTCCGTTAAGCCTTTTTCTACtcgttttccctggaacacgactcaCATTAGCTATTTAAAACCAGGTCCTCAACTACTGCTGagtaaacaggggggggggtgtacattGTACAGTTAAAGATATTTGCTGAAACGCTGTTCGAATAGTTCGCGAGGTCTCCAGCTAAAAATTTCGAACATCTATTATGAATTACCCAACGGTTTATACCAGTTATGTGTCTTGCCGGAAACTCTGtatgtgaatatatataaatgcgtgtattatttctacatgaatatgtatgtgttacAGGATTTGTATAACCGATGGATGTGTATTATTGTTTACATGTTTGCGGCTTGCATATTCTCAGATACACATGCGCGGGTTGGAGTGTGCATGTGCATGTCAGAGTATTAATTCTTGGTAGTGTATGATatacacttctctctctctctctctctctctctctctctctctctctctctctctctctctctctctctctctctctctctctctctctctctctctctctctctctctctccctctctctctccctctccctccctctctctctctctctccctccctctctctctctctccctccctctctctctctctccctccctctctctccgctGGTAATATATTCCTGGCGCAAGACTAACTTGCCTGGTAATGGTCTTAGCGTGTTCTCCTGCCTCTTGAAACCGCAGAGAGCTTTTGGGGTTCATTGTTGAACCACTTTGAATGTTCTCCTCGCCATTACTCATGACCTTCTGTGTTGTTGTGTCCATTGATGAGTCTTTGATTGTGGTTGTGTCCATTGATGAGTCTTTGATTGTGGTTGTGTTCATTACTGAGTCTTTGATTGTGGTTGTGTCCGTTGATGAGTCTTTGATTGTGGTTGTGTCCATTGATGAGTCTTTGTGGTTGTGTCCATTGATGAGTCTTTGTGGTTGTGTCCATTGATGAGtctttggttgtggttgtgtccaTTGATGAGTCTTTGTGGTTGTGTCCATTGATGAGTCTTTGATTGTGGTTGTGTCCAGTGATGAGTCTTTGATTGTGGTTGTGTCCAGTGATGAGTCTTTGATTGTGGTTGTGTCCAGTGATGAGTCTTTGATTGTGGTTGTGTCCATTGATGAGTCTGTGGTTGTGTCCATTGATGAGTCTTTGATTGTGGTTGTGTCCAATGATGAGTCTTTGATTGTGGTTGTGTCCGTTGATGAGTCTTTGATTGTGGTTGTGTCCGTTGATGAGTCTTTGATTGTGGTTGTGTCCATTGATGAGTCTTTGATTGTGGTTGTGTCCATTGATGAGTCTTTGATTGTGGTTGTGTCCATTGATGAGTCTTTGTGGTTGTGTCCATTGATGAGTCTTTGATTGTGGTTGTGTCCATTGATGAGTCTTTGATTGTGGTTGTGTCCAGTGATGAGTCTTTGATTGTGGTTGTGTCCATTGATGAGTCTTTGTGGTTGTGTCCATTGATGAGTCTTTGTGGTTGTGTCCATTGATGAGTCTTTGATTGTGGTTGTGTCCATTGATGAGTCTTTGATTGTGGTTCCCGAATCAtatattctttatatatatatatatatatatatatatatatatatatatatatatatatatatatatgtcgtacctaatagccagaactcacttttcagcctacaatgcaaggcccgatttgcctaataagccaagttttcatgaattaatatattttctctaaattttttcttatgaaatgataaagcaacccatttcattatgtaagaggtcaatttttttttattgaagttaaaattaacgtagatatatgaccgaacctaaccaaccctacctaacctaacctaacctatctttataggttaggttaggttaggtagccgaaaaagttaggttaggttaggttaggtaggttaggtagtcgaaaagcaattaattcatgaaaacttggcttattaggcaaattgggccttgcatagtaggctcagaagtgagttctggctactaggtacgacatatatatatatatatatatatatatatatatatatatatatatatatatatatatatatatatatatatatatatatatatatatatatatatatatctgtgtgtgtgtgtgtgtgtgtgtgtgtgtgtgtgtgtataggatatgtggaagctggtcgtaATTACATGAAGAGCATTGtagatgtgtggccacgtctttgGTGgaaaatactactactactactactactactactactactaataataataataataataataataataataataataataaagtgtcACCTGAAGTTTTGAACATTTTCGTGGAACATTGCTAAAAAATAAGAATTTCGTTCCATCATTCAAATATTTGTTCATACCTTCAGGGATTTTATTGGATTTTACAGATAAATCCATTGAGAAATCTCATACAAGGTATTGAGAGAGGTTGAGGTATACaacacattaaaaaacattaaaacatATTAAAGCACTACAAAATATTAGTTTAAAATATATTCACCTATCGCAGTTTTAATATCTACACTGAAAATAAGAGGTTTAAACAAAGCCTTTGTTAAACTAATGAAATAATTTATTAGTAACATTTTTTTCAAACAAGGCAAATAATGATTTTGTTAAAACTATTTCACGAATAAATATTCGcacaaaaatattttattttaataagGAAATAATTGTTATGATGCAGTGTTCTCCGAAGCCCGTTGAAATAGATCTTGAGAGAGTCGTTATTCGGCTGTGTGTACTGGTCTTATACTCGACTAGGGAAGGTAATAAGGCCCGAAGGCCACAGTTTACTTGATCAGTTTGAGTTAACTTATCTGTGCAGCATTACGTCAACTATGTGTCCGTATCGTTGCTCACTGAAAATTCCCGAATCATAAAAATGTTTTGAAAACTAACTGAAGCATTTGTGAGAAATTTTGAAACTCATACGGTTTCTACGTCGCTTAAACCCTGCCCCCCCAACCCCCTCGACCCTCACCTACCCCCCACcataacccaccccaagcccccttccccccttccccccccaccatccaccgcCAAAAATTAATATCATTGTTCCTATCCCCAAGCGACATTCAGACAATTATAGACCCGTGTCGTTAACATTGTGTACTTGTAGAGCGCTTGAGTGTGTTGTATCTAAGAGGCTGGTGTTGTGTATGCAAGGATAACTGTCACCATAAcaaggatttatgcctgggctcacaacactgttttgctgaatattttgctcatactgaagcttcccctcaagcagtcatcatcgacctagcagcagcagtagcagcagcagcagcagcaacaacagcagcagtagcagcagcagcagcagcaacaacagcagcagtagcagcagcagcagcagccaccttTGACACTGCTAACAGGAAAATCATACTAGAGCAGCTTGCTGAGCTCGGAATGCAGGATAAATGACTGAAGTGATTAGTCTGATAGAACAGCATAAgtattgtttaatggtgttaaacgcACAGAGTAAACAGTTTGAACTGAGACTTCCACATTGAGGAGTCCTCAGCCTTTTGTTGTTCTACATTCTAACACATAGACTTATTAAAGATATTCCAaccaataatgaagacactgtcattggtAACTTTAATGATATTTGTTTATATGCTGTCTCCGAGCCTGGAGTGTCACTTCTGCTCGATATGTAACATTTATCTGCTCCGTAATTAATTATAGTACGTCTATAATTAATTACGTTTTAATTATTGTAATTAACgtctcacactgtatacagacAGGGAACCAAAAACACCTGAAACTTAGCAAAGTGAAGATATGTGAGCCATTTTGGGGGCTCCGAAGTCGATGTAAATAGTCAATATGAGAAGAGTTAAAATGTAAAAGTTAGTTGAAAGAAGGTAATTTTACCTCCCTAacttaagtgagagaattttgaccAGTTTTGGGCAGTAAGGCATTGAGTAAATATATTTCTGCAATATATAAAATTTCAAACTAGGCCTTATAATATGTTACACACACCTGAGGTCCATAGAAGGAGAGGGAGATTTGATTATGCATTTTTTTTAAggcagccaactccatcaaaaatataattatatacCGGATTCAATTAACGATCAATCAGTAAATTAATCCACGAGTTAAACGGGACCTATCAGTCGATTTCGTTAATGCATTCAAGTGCGTCTTATCAAACCTTATCACTACCTTATCAAAAAAGCAAATAATGAAaagcacaactctcccccgacaaTCTGAGAGTGCTCAGGTTGTGGGTAAAGATATGAATCAGTGCTATacagacggctctgtagaagatgtACGAGATGTGCGTGTAATATATTAAAACAATCTTCTCTTGCTCATACAGCAGTGGAGCGTGTCAGTGACTGGGCTAATACGACTCAAATCCAACTTGTTGATAtgtaccttgccagtaaaattaaAATAGACAGAGACAGTGGAGTTATATACTGTGACTTGCAGAGTGCATTCCTGGCTTTGAACAGACTAGTAACAATCAGAAAATAGTCAATgaaattcgaatgaatgttttacctGCTAAAGAAAGTAGATTTGTGATTAAATTTCCATGGAtaacatcacatgttggcatataAAAGAATGATACtgctgatatgcttgcaaagacagcctgtagcagATCAATAATAGACATTAATATTGGTGGGTTTAATTAACAGCGACAATAAGACTATTGAAACGAATATCCCATGAAAATCTTACCGACCTCGCGAATTCACAAGGCTCTGAGAGCTGCAGCATTAAACATTATGATGAATACTGTAAGGAGACATATATATGTGGAAGCAGTAGAGCAAGAACTCAGCCATgcaatgttatagtggccagaatatacCTGGTGTACAGACAAATCTGGCAGCTGTCTCAGAACTTAAGTGTCGAATACATTATTTGTCATCTTcgagaaagagaaaacatgcattcCATTGCACGTTATATTATAGAATGTCccgtattgactgactttcgtccTCCATGGGTTGAGATATACGGAACTTTGTAAGTATtttatgaatactggaacacttaatGCTATACTGGATCTCCGCCCAAGATTTACTATTTAATGCAACGATTATGGAATATGTATAATGTAATTATAACTTGATCTTGTAAAAACCTTTTAATCTACGTGGTTGAGCGCTCAACATCTCACTATATTCTATAGCAGCTATAATCACTATATTCTGAAATGGACCAATTGACCCATATGCATCTTACCAATCTCCTATGTTGCCATGAGGGTTGGGCCAGTAAGTTGTGTTCCGTCGTGCTCTGGTAGTGTTATGTGGTGCTAGTTGGCTATTGATGCCTGGCTTGGTTAGTTTGATGTATATAATGCCTCGCCCATATCCAATCTTTCGTTTCaaattacagccccgctcctgtgccaggtaagtccactacgggctcaccata includes:
- the LOC138355594 gene encoding GATA zinc finger domain-containing protein 14-like, producing MDTTTKTHQWTQPQSKTHHWTQPQSKTHQWTQPQSKTHQWTQPQRLINGHNHNQRLINGHNHNQRLINGHNHNQRLINGHNHNQRLINGHNHNQRLIIGHNHNQRLINGHNHRLINGHNHNQRLITGHNHNQRLITGHNHNQRLITGHNHNQRLINGHNHKDSSMDTTTTKDSSMDTTTKTHQWTQPQRLINGHNHNQRLINGHNHNQRLSNEHNHNQRLINGHNHNQRLINGHNNTEGHE